The genomic window CGCGACGACCACACCGCCGGTGTCCCATGACCCCGACACCCAGCGGAGACTTCTCGCACTCAGCGAACGCCACTTCGCCCTAGAGCGCGGGCTACGGTGAAACGATGATCGACTCGCCTTCCACCGACAACCTGTGGCTTCAGAAGATCGCCGCTGACCCGGGCCACTCCCAGTGGTACATCGAACGGTTCCGGATCATGGAATCCCGCGGCGACGACCTCGGCGGTGAGGCCCGGATGATCGACGCCATGCTGCCGCGCGGAGCCGACGTCCTGGACGCCGGGTGTGGCACCGGCCGGGTCGGCGGGCGCCTCGCCGCCGCCGGGCACCGGGTCACCGGCGTCGACCTGGACGCCACCCTGATCGCCGAAGCGCAGGCACAGCATCCCGGCTCGTCATGGCAGGTCGGTGACCTCAGCACCCTCGCCCTGCCCGGCCGGTTCGACCTGATCGTGTGCGCGGGCAACGTGATGGCGTTCGCCGGGCCGTCGCAGCGGGCCGGCATCCTGCGGGGCTTCGCCGGGCACCTCGCCGAGGGCGGCCGGGCCGTCGTCGGCTTCGGGGCGGGCCGCGGTTACGAGTTCGACGACTTCCTCGCTGACGCCCAGACGGGCGGGCTCGCCCCCGAGCTGCTGCTGAGCACCTGGGATCTGCGCCCGTTCACCCCGGTCGCCGACTTCCTCGTGGCGATCCTCCGGGCCGCTGATCAGTAGTGGTTGCCGGGGTGATTCTCCAAGGCGCGCCGTAACGCCCGGCACACCATGTTGAAGACCCGGGGATCCGGGTGTTCGTAGATGACCACCACCATGCCGCGGTGCCAGGCCCGCAGACGGAAGCCCCGGGACCGCCGCCACAGCCGCCACCACGGGCCGTCGAGAGCCTCGGTGGTGACGTCGCTGATCTCGGCGATCGCGAACGCGTCCTGGCCGTCCGCCGAGTAGTGCACGAAGTGTTCGTTCGTGACCTCGGCGGTCGGCCCGCGGTAATACACCACCCTGCGCACCAGGTCATGGTCACATGACCGTCGACAGTGCTCAATGCGTCAGGTTTTCCGGTATGGCCCGGCCGGGATGTCGGCGGCCAGGATCCACGTCTCCCACTCCTCGGTGCTCACCGACGTGGCGCAGCGGCCGTCCGGGGAGAGCGCGACGAAACCGATCGACTGGCCGGGCAACCCGACCCGGCTGGCGCGGGGTGCAACCGTGCCGATCCGGACCCGCAGCCACGGCAGGCGGCCCGCGCCCTCGACCGAGAGCAGAACCGTTCCGTCGTCGGCGATCGTGCCGTTCTCCCTGCTCAGGCGAAGCCATTCACGGTCCAGGTGACCGTCGGGGTCGGCTTCGTGGTCGGAGATCCGGACGGCCGGCACCACCGACGCGCGGATGAACGGTTTCCACACGGTCATCGGTTCCGGCTGAAACGCGGGGTCCACGAAATCCTCGACGGTGAAACCGGCTCGGGCCACCACGGCCCGGACCGTCTGCGGGTCGGCCATCAGTGCTCCTCGGGACGCCGTCATCGGGGGTTCGTAGCATGGTGGCATGCCGGACGCGGAACGGCAGGACCCGATTCGAATGGTGTCCTACGACACTGCCTGGAAACCCGATTTCGAGCGCGAGCGGGTACGGGTCGAGAACCTGCGGTCGTGTCCGGAGGCCGCGGCCGATTACGGCCGGATCAAGACCGCGCCGGCCGCCGAGGACGACACGGACCGGCGGCGTTGTCGGGCGGCCAAGGCGCCGTTCATCCGTGCCGTCCTCGACCGGCTTCAGTCCGGCGGCAGTTCGGATTCGCGGTAGGTCATCGGGCCCGCCGAGCCGTGGACCACGAACCGCAGCTCGTCGGCCTTGCCGTTGCCCTCCCGGCCGGGCCACCAGGCCAGCCACCAGCCCGCGCGGGTGGTCGCCCGGATCGTGGTGCCGCCGGGCAGGATCACGTCCACATCGGTGACACCCGGTCCGGCCCGGCCGACCACCTGCGAATACCACGTGCCGTTACCGCCGGCGCCCTGCGATATGACGCTCACCTGATCGGCGGGTGGGACCGGCGACTCCGGGTCGAGCAGTGACGCCCCGGCCACTCCGTCCGCGGGGTCGAGGATGTCGCAGACCACTAGGCCGTCGTCGTCCTTGGCGATGAGCAGGGTCGTGGCGATCCCGCGCCGTTCGGCGAGCAGCACGTCGCCGGCTGTCGGCTGCCGGATCCAGCCGGTCGACCATCCGGAGGCGCACTGCTGGGCCTCGGGAAGGGCTTCGGTGGAGGTCAGCCGGTCCGGGACCGGGGTCCACGAGGCGTAGGCGGCGTCGAGGTCACCCGGGAGCAGCGAGGGCACGGCCAGCACGCCAACCACGGCGGCACACGCGACGGCGGCCACGCTGACCACGAGCCGCCAGCGCGCGGCGAAACCCGTCTGGGTGGCGAAACCCGTCTGGGCGGGGGATCGGGTCAGTTCGTCGACGAACGCTGCGGACCGGGCCCGTCGTGCGGGATCCGGTTCCCAGTCGCGGGACGGGTCGAGCGCCGACAGTTCTTCCAGTTCGTTCATGCGGGACTCCAGGACGGGGCGGGCCGGGGTGCGGGCTGGGACATGGCGTCGCGCAGGCGGCGGCGGGCCCGGCTCAACCGCATCCGGTAGGTGGTCGGGCGGCAGCCCAGCACGGTCGCCGCCTGGGTGTCGGTCAGCCCGTCGAACGCCACCAGCGCAAGCACCTCATGGTCGGCGGCACTCAGCGTCCACCAGGCGCGGACGAGATCTATGCGGGCCACCACCCCGGGCGCCCGGTCGTCGGAGACCATGCGCACGTCCACGACGGCGTGCCGGTTCCGGGTCCGGGACTGGGCGGCCATCACGTTGCGGGCCACCCCGAACAACCAGGGCACCGCGTCGCCGGGCAGTTCCCCCAGCCGGCGCCAGGCGATCATGAAGACGGTCGACACGATGTCGTCGACCTCGTCGTCGGGGACCCGCCGCCGGACGAAGCGCATCAGATCGGTGTACGCCGCGTCGTGCAGGCGCCGAAAGTGTTCCTCGGAAGTCACATCTGGATATGTCGCATCGACCCTCAGGTGTAACACCTCAATTCTTCGCCGATGCGGATCCGCTGTCCGGGCCGACGCTGACCGGGAGTCATCACGACGCCGACGATCTGGTCCAGGACGCGCTGCTCAAGCTACGGCCATGGCGTCGGCCCTGGCCGGCGCCATGGCCGGCGTCGACAGCGACCATGCCGGAGATGTCTACCCCAACGCCTGCGGCGGTGGGCGGTCAGACGGCGGCGTACTCACGAGCCGGGTGCCTCCGCCGTCGCGTTTCGCCTCGTACATGGCTACGTCGGCGGTCCGGAGGAGGTCGTTGACGATGTCCTCGGTGCGGGCACCGGTTTCGAGGTCGAGACCCGCCGGGACGAGGACGCCGATCGAGGCGCCGACCGCGACCGGTACGCCGTCCACCGTGACGGGCTGCACGATGGTGTCCTCGATCCGGGCCGCTAGGGCGGCGATGTCCGGTTCTGCCAAACCGGTGCGGATCACGAAGGGGTTCTGCTCTGCGGAATGGAATCGACTGTCGGTTCGAGGTCTGCCCTGATCACGCCGGAGATGCTGCTGGCGGGTTGTGGGCGGCCCGGGTTCGGGCGTGTGGCCCTGGTACGGGGGGCCGCGGGCGTACCGGAAATCGTCACTCAGTCCTTTGTCCCGCTGACCGGGACCTCGAGCCGGCAGCTCGCCGCACATTGTCATCAGGTGGCTCGGCATGCGGACGAACTACAGAACGCCATTTTCGGGGGCGACGACCCGGCGTAGTCAATGAGCGAAAGCAGCCGAGAAATTTCGGCTCGCCGGAAACTGTCCCCTGACCGGCGACATCCCGGCAGATCGGGCCGCGACCCGACAAGCGTGACCGGCGATGCCCGCCTGCGCCACGTCATTTCGACTGGTCGGGCCGCGCAGTCCATGGCTTGGGCCGATCCGCTCGCTCGGCCGGCATGTACAAGGTGGTGCTCAGCGAGGCAGACGGCGTCGTGGATCTGGACGCCTGGCTCGACGGTGTCCTGCTTCTCCGGCTGTGACCCACTCCGTGGTTGCCGTCGCAGCCGCGGCGGCGCTGGCAGGAGCTGTTCTCGGACCCGCCGCCACCCGGCCGGTTGCCGCGTAGGTGGATCCGTTCACGTCCGGCGGCCTCGGGTCGGGCTCAAGGCCGCCGAACGGTACGGTTTCGCTCTCGCCGGAGGTGCGCCGGATGCAGCGCCCCGGGCAGGCTGACCAGGCCGTGACCGATGACGTACTGCCCGATCCCGTCCGACCGGATCGGCGGGATCGTGCAGTACGCGTACCCGGTCCGCGAGCAGCGCGCACTGCTCGGTGAAGGCTGCTCGCAGGTCGGCGAGCGTGGTGGCGACCGACGGTACGTCGACGAGCCGGTCTCCACCGGGCGGGTGTCGTGGTCACCGGTGCCGATCAGCAGCACGTGGGCATCGACGATTGAACGCACGCGGGCACGCTATCCACGATGGATCACGATCCCCCCGAACGGCCGATTCAGCTCGCCGGCAGGCTCCGCATCAGCGCCTCGACGCCGGCCCGGATGCCGGGCAGCAGGGCGTACAGGTGGTCGCCCGGGCACAGCGTCGCTCCGGCCGCAGGGTTGGCGTTGTGCCAGTCCTGGTGGCCGGCGATCGTGGCGATGGTCGCCGACACCCCGGACACCGGGTTCACATAGTTCGTGGTGCCCAGCGGGTCGAGCCGGGTCGCCGCCGCCAGCAGCGCCAGCACGTGGGTCAGCGATCGTGTCGCCGCGGCCGAGGGCGGGGCCGTCATGTAGTTGCCGAGCACGCAGATGCCGATGTTGCCGGCGTTGAAGCCGCCGACGTGACTACCGTTCACCATCATCGGCAGGCCGTCGCCGCCGAGGTCCGGCCCGAACACCGGGACCGGGCCTTCGTCGGAGTAGGTGCCTTCGTACACCACGCCCTTCTCGTCGATGATCAACTGGTAGCCGATGTCGCCCCAGTCGTTGACGACTGCCTGGTTGTAGTAGATGCCACGGATGTGGGAGATCGGATCCGAGACCGGGACGTCCTCTCCGCTGTGGTGCACGGTGAGCGTCTGCACCGGGTGGAACGCCGGTGGCGTGTCCAGCGTGCCGTCCGGGTTGAGGCGGTACGCCTCGTCGGCGCCCCACGCGGCCCGGCTCAGGTAGCGGGGACGGAACCCGGCCGGCGCCGACAGCGGCAGAGGAGCCTCCGGGGCGGCGGTCGCCCGGGCCGGGCCGTCCACGGTGTTCACCTCGGTGACCCGCACGGCGTTGCCGCGTACCTCGTAGTCGAGCGCCCCGGAGGCGGGAACCAGAGTGCGGCGCCGTACCGCGGAGCCGTCCGGGCCGCACGGGCAGCCGGTCACCGGCTGCCAAGGCTGCCAGCCGTCCACGGTCCTGATCCGTACCGAATCGGCGCCCGCGACCGACAGGTGGGTGAGCGGGAGCGTGGGCGTCACCGCGACGCCGGCCGGGATCGTGCCCCGGGCCGCCGACATGGTCTGCGGCACGGTCGGGCGAGTGGTGGCGGAGACAGCGGCAGCCGGGCCGGCCACGGCCACGGCCAGCGGAGACCCGACGGCGAGGCCGGTGGCGCCGCGAAACAGGGATCGACGAGAGAGCATGGTTCGAGAACATATCAAAGCAGTCCAACTCGTATAGGTACCGTTATGCAGAGTAACCGCCATTGGCGGCGGGTCTGAGAGGATTCACACCGGCGGCGAAGGCGAACGCCGTGTCCGACTGGACTGGAGGGCGTCGCGAGGGTGGGGTCGCCGGCCACCGCGGCGTACTCCGCAGCACCAGGTCGAGCGCGGGACTGACGAGCGACTGCCACACCGCGGCGGGTCGCCGAGCCCAGCCAGGGGTGTCACCCCGACAGACGCCTGAAGCAACGCGCCCAGCGCGAGCCCCGAGAGCGAAATACTCGCCGACACCGGGACGCAGCAGCCGGTACGGCCGGCTCAGTACTCATACGCGCAGGGGACTCAGAGGGCCGGTTTCCTGCAGCGCGTTCCGGGGTGCCGGGTATTTTCGCGGAATGGACACAGTAACCCTCTCGGGCGCACGGGTGCGGCTCCGACCAGCGGTTGGGGACGATGTTCCGAGCTTGACGCGGATCCGGTCGACGCCAGAGGTGTACCGGCGATGGGGTGGCGGCGATGATCTGGCCGGTGTCGTCTCCACGGATCTCGCTGATCCTGGTGTGCATCTGCTGGTCATCCTGTTCGAAGACCGGGTCGTCGGCGCGATTCAGTGGAGCGAGGAGGACGACCCGGACTACCGGCACGCCGGTATCGACATCTACCTTGATCCCGCGTTTCACCGTCGCGGGCTGGGAAGCGACGCCGTTCGCACCCTGGCCCGGCATCTGATCGACGACCGGGGTCACCATCGTCTGGTGATCGATCCCGCCGCGGACAACGATGCGGCGATCCGTTGCTACGCGACGATCGGCTTCCGGCAAGTGGGAGTCATGCGACGGTACGAGCGCGGGCCCGACGGCGACTGGCACGACGGCCTGTTGATGGACATGCTCGCCCACGAGCTGGTGCGAACCTGAATCCCGGCTGAGCGACTCGAAAGATTCCGCGCCCCACCCACCGACCGGTCGGGCTCATACGGGCCCTGATGACGGCGGGGTTGTTCGCAGCCGCAGGAGAGCGAAGGGTGGGTAGTCTTCCTCGATCTCGGCCGTTCCGTCTGCCCAGGTGAACAGAAGCCAGCATCCGGCCTGCTTGACGAAGAACAGATTCCTGAATGGCGCGGTTTGGACGGCCAGCCAGCCGGCGACCTTGCCGTTGTGAACGAGCTCGGCGATCGTGCCGTCGAGGACCGCCAGCCGTGCGCTAAGGTCTCGACTCTCTTCGTTCACCGGGTCATCCTGTCACTCCTCGTAGCCGAGATCTTCCTCGGAGTCCAGGCGCCACCCATCGTGCTGTTTGACCAGGAGAAATGCGGTGCGCTCAAAAACGTCGTAGTAGCCGGCATCCGGAGCGTGACCACACGTGAACCACCTCGCCTCGACCCGCGCCGCGTCCGGGGTCTCGCTGACGACAGTCACCATGTCCAGTGTCGAAGTTTCGCCGTGCTCACCGGTTTTGTTGCCGCTGTTCGCTTTGGCGTACTCAGCGCAAAAATCGGCAGGGTTCTGGAAGAGCATCTGACCAACCCCTCAGGCCTGTATTCGATTGACCGGAAGCAATGCCGTCGCGTCGGGCATGGATTCTACCGTAGGGCCTGGCACAAGAGGGGCTGATGGCCTGGGCCGGCCGGGCGGTCAGGTGTTGCGACGGCCGTTGGGGGCTGAGCTGTTAGCGTGCGGCCATGGTGGAGAGAGCGGCGCGCCGTACGGCCGGTGGGCTGGTGTTCGCGGGGATTGCCGGGGCTTTGGCGGGGGCGGCGGTCACCGGACGCCGGGATGTCCGGGCGGCGGTGGCCGGTGGGCTGGCGGGGGCGGCAGGCCTGGTGGCGATCGAGGCGGCGGCGCGGGCCCGGCAGCGGCCCGGGGAACTGCCGGCCTGGTGGTCGCGGGTGGCGATGAGTGGTGCGATCGCGGCGTCGGCCGGGTGGCTCGGTGCCCGGGTCAGCAAGGCCGGGCCGGTGGTCGTGGGGCTTGCCGCCGGCGCGTCGGCCGGGGCGCTCGGACTGCGGCCGGAGAAGGTCGCGCTCGGTCCGGTCGTCGGTGTGGCCGGGGGAGTGGCCTGGCGTCTGGCAGCCGGACGGGAGGCACCGCCCGCGGCGGTGGCGGCCAGTGCGGTGGTCGGATTCCGGATGCTGTCGGCGGTGCTGTTCCGGGAACCGCAGGTGAAACTGCTGGCCGAGCGGGTACGGGCCGAGGACCTGCCGTTCGTGGTTCCGCTGGAGGCGCGCACCCGGTACGTGGGTGTCGACTACGTGCGAGATCTCGCCGAAGTGGTCGGCGGCGACTACCGGGCGGACGCGCAGGACGTGGGGATCGTCGGCTCGCTCGACGACCTGGCCGGTCCGCAGTTCGACCCGGCCGGGGTGGATCCGCTGGTGCGTGAGTTCTATGAGCGGACCACCCGGTTCAAGCTCGACATCGTCCCCGAGTGGCGGGCCTGGGTGCGGCCGGGTTACCTGCTCTACCGGACCTTGGTGGCCCGGCCGGTCGGGCAGGCCAACGTGCCGATGAACCAGCGGGAGACCGTTCGCGGTGTTCGGAGCCGGATCGACACGATCACCCCGGACGACAAAGGGCCGATTGCCGTACGGGGATGGATCCGCTCGTTCGCCGACACCGACGAGCCGATCTATGTCGGCATCTACACGACGTATCGGCACGAGGGCCGGGGTTATGTGAGTGTCGGCTTCCCGGTGCCGCAGGGAAGTTTCACCGCGACTCTGCTGCCGATGCCCCGCCCCGGTGGTGGCCTCGTTCTGACGAGCAGCAGCGACCTGGCGCATCCGGGCCACTACCTGACGTACATCGACCCGGCGACCCGGGAGTTGACCACGCTCGCGGTGCCCGGATTCACCGAACGCCTCGACGTCTTCATCGAGAACGGGGAGCTGAGGGCCGAGCACGCGTTCGCGCTCTACGGGCTGCCGTTCATGGTGCTGCACTACTCGATCCGGCGAAAGGACGCGAAGTCAGCGTGACCACAGCCAGGCGGTGATCTGTTCGACTGCCTTGTCCCGGTGGCGGCGGTAGGTGTTGAACGACAGGTGCAACGAGACGGCGACCCGTTCCTGGGTGCCGGCCGGCTCCAGGAACGTACGGCTGATCAGGAGGTGGAGGTCCGATGGCAACGTCGCCGCGGCCGCCGCGACGAGGTCCCGAAGCGAGTCTCCGGAGGTGGCCCGCCGGACCAGCGGTGACCGGGTCAGCGGATTCTCCCGCAACAGGTCCGGAGAGTTCAGGTCGCGCAGGGCGGACCGGACCGCGGCGGTGAACTCCGGCCGGGACAGTACCGGGTCACCGAGGTCCGCTCCGGCGGGGCGGGCCGGGGCGCCGAGCTGGCGGGCATGCAGCAGATCCACCCATTCGGCCAGGCCGGTACGCCGCCAGTCGTGTGCGAACACCGGGAAACGGGTGCCGCCGACGGTGAACTCGGTGGCCGGCCAGAAGTCGAACAGTTCCATCGCCGGTGTCCAGCGGGTCGCGTCGGTGAACGCGCCGACCATCGTCCATGCGGTCTCCGGGCCGAGTGTGATGATGTCGAGCATCTGGCAGGCGACGAACAGCGTCAGCGACGGGGACGGTTCCTGCCCACGGTCACGATCCAAGAAGAAGCGCCAGGTCAGTACGTGTTCGCCGGACCGTGGGGGACCGTGCTCGAACACGTACCCGATCATGGTGTTGAGGCCTGGGTCTTTGCTCTGTTCGAGGTCGTCGACGGTGAAGCGGGCGGCGAAGCCGCGCAGCGACCCGGCCGCCGAACGGAAGACCCGGAAACCCTCCGGGCGGCGATCCAGCCAGTACGCGACGAGCCCGGCCTGCTCCTCGCCCTGCCAGCGTGTCGTCATCGCGAGGATCGGTTCCCGGTCGCCGTCGCGGAGCCGGTCGGGGTAGGCGCGCATCGTCGGGGGCAGCGAGTTCAGGGCGGCGAGCGGCGAGCGGGCGCCGTTGAGGACCACGGCCAGTACGACGAGGTGTACGCGTTCCCGGTCGTCGGCGGTCGCCAGGATCCGGTCGCGGACCGCTTCGAGTTTCGCCCGGTAGAGGGCGGCGAACCGGTCCGGATCACGCCAGCGCAGGTCGGCGTTGAGGGCGTCGCGGACCACGTCGTGCGGATGGATGCCGTAGCGGCTCTCCTCGACGAACGGCTGCGCGCGTAACCAGTCGAACAGTTCGCCGGAGTCGTCTCCGGCCATCGAACGCAGCACGTCCGCGGTGGTGACCGGGAGCTGCGCGAACACTTCGAGGGCCGTCCGGTGCCGAGGATCGGGGATCGTGTCGATCAACTGGGTCAGCAGCGTTCCCACCACGTCGGGCAGGTCGTCGAGCCGGGCGGGGTCGGCGCCACGCCGGACCGCGTCGGCGAGCATCGACAGGGTGAGCGGATGTCCGCGACTGATCGTCATCAGGCGGTCCCGGGCGCCGGCCGGTACACCCTGGCCGTCCAGGTAGGCGTGCCCGTCGGCGGCCGGCAGGTTGCCGAGCGCGATGATCCGGGTCAGCTCGCGCCACGCCGGATCCGCGCGCCAGCCGGGGCCGGGCGGGCGGCGACCGGCGATCACCACCAGGCAGTTCGCCGGCAGCGAAGGCAGGTACTGCTCGCGGATCCAGTCGTCGACCGGTTCCAGCAGCTCGTAGGTGTCGATCAGCAACACCGGGCACGCACCGGCGGCGGGCACCGGCAGCATGTCCGGATATCGGGCGTCGGCCCGGACCGAGTCGGGGACCGTGCGGGCGAACATGTCGAGCAGCGTGCTCTTGCCGACCCCGCCGACCCCGTGGACGAACAGCACACCGGCAGTGCCCAGGGCGGCCCGGAACAGTGCGATCTCGTCGTCGCGGCCCACGAACGACCGCCGCCGCAACGTCTGAAGGATCTCCCTCACCCATCGACCCTAGTTCGGGCACCTGATGGGCACCGCATGGGCTACCGGCCATGGTCCGGCGCCACCAGGATCGACGGCATGACCGATTCTCTCGACAACTGGGGACGCTGGGGTGACCGCGACCAGCTAGGCGCCGTCAACCTCATCACCGACGAGGCGCGCACCCGCGGCGCCGCCGAGGCCCGGACCGGACAGACCGTCTCGCTGGCCCGGATCACCACGCCGTTCCCGCTCACCGGCGGCCCGCTGGCGCCCGCCACCGCCCCGACGACCGCGGTACAGACGATGATGCTGTTCACCGGATTCGGTGCGCCCGCGATGGCCGAGGTGATGGTGGTGACCACCCATCATCCGGAGGTGACCCACCTGGATGGTCTGGGGCATTGGGCCGAGGGCGGCCGGGTCTACCCGGGTGTCGGCGTCGCCGACAGTTCCGGGCCCACCGGGGTACGGCACGGCGCGGCCGACGTCTTCGGCGGCGGGATCCTGACCCGCGGGGTGCTGCTCGATCTGGCTCCCGGCGGACGGCTTGCCCCGGCGCATCCGGTGACCGCCGCGGAACTGGACGCGGCGGCCGGCCGGGCCGGTGTCGACGTGCTCTCCGGTGACGCGCTGCTGGTGCGGGGCGGCTGGGACCGGGCCACCGCCGGTGACGTGCCGTTGCCGGGTGTCACCGCGGACGCGGTGCACTGGCTGCACGAGAAGGGGATCGCCGTCTACGCCGGGGACGTCGGTGACGCCATGCCGCCGCTGCCGGGCGAGATGCCGGGGGCGTTGCACCGGCTCGCGCTGGGGAGACTGGCCATTCCGCTGATCGACGGCCCGAACCTGGAGGAACTCGCCGTGACGTGTGAACGGCTGGGCCGGTGGACGTTTCAGTTCGTGGTCGCCGCGCCCCGGATCGCCGGGACGACCGGCCTGCCGGTGAATCCGCTCGCCGTCTTCTGAACCGGCCCGGGCATCAGTCGTTCAGCAGGCTCTTGGTCTCCCGGCGCATCCGCTCGGCGTCTTCACGGTCGGCAGCGGAGACCTCCAGGGGCACCCGCTTGGCGCCGCGGAACGACGAGAGGAGTTCCTGCGGCGGTGACTCGATCAGGGCGACGACCGGCAGAATCCCCTTCTCCACCGGCTTGGCCAGCACCCCGGCCAGTTTGACCAGGAACCGCACGGGCGCGGAGAACTTACCGGCGAAGCTGCTCTTGACGAACTCGGGGTTGACGAACGCGTACCGGATCCGTCCGGCACTGACGTTCTCGGTGAAGTCGATGCCGAGCAGTTCGTTCGCCCGGCGGGCCTGCGCCCACGCCTTGGTCCAGCTGGCGTTGCGGGTGAACATCAGGTCGTCCCAGTTCATCGCCTTGGCGCCGGCGCCGATGACGGCCAGGTTGACCACGACCGGCGCCGGGGCGTCGGTCATCAGCGGGGCGAGGCCGTGACTGAGCAGGTAACGGCTGAGGTAGAACAGGGCGAACCAGTGCTCGATGCCCTCGCTGGTCTCCACCCGGTCCATCCGCAGGAACGCCGCGCACAGCACCAGCGCGTCGACCCGGTCGAACCGGGTGCCGATCTCCTCGATGACCCTGCGGTTGTCCGCCACCAGGGAGAGGTCGGCGGTGAACAGGTGCAGGCGGTCGGCCGCGCCGAGCCGCGCCGCCTCGTCGGTCAGGGCCTGGGCCTTGGCCGGGCTGCGGCCGATCACCACGACGGTGTTGCCGGCTTTGATCTGCTGGATGGCGAGGGCCCGGCCGATGCCGTCGGTCCCGCCGGAGATGACGATGGTCTTCAATTGACCCCCTGAAAGCGATGCCCGGGTCCGCCCTCCAAAATAAGCGGAACGTCTGATCCGTTTCGTGATGAACGTTAACACGGCGCCGACCCTCCGTACCAGCACCGGCTACTCTCCGACCATGTCCGCCGAATCGACGCCCGCCCGGCCGCTGCGCAGAGACGCCGTCGACAACCGCCGTCGCCTGCTGCACGCCGCCACCCAGGCGTTCGCCGAGAAGGGCCTCGCGCTGGACGTGCGCGACATCGCCAAACGCGCCGGCGTGGGCATCGGCACCATCTACCGGCACTTCGCCACCAAGGAGATCCTGATCGACGCGGTGGTCGACGAGGCCCTCGACCGGTGGGCGAAGACCGTCCGGGAATCGGCCCTCGCCAGCGACCCCTGGGAGGGTTTCGTCCGGTTCATGGAGCAGTCCCTGGACCTGCTCGCGGAGCACCGCGCGCTATTGGACGGGCTCACCGACCCGCGGATCGCCACCCCCCGCATCCAGCAGTGCCAGGCCGAGCTGCGGATCGTCCTGGCCGGACTGATCGAGCGGATGCAGGCGGCCGGCGCGATACGGGCCGGCACCACGGTGGACGACGTCTCACTGCTGATGATCGGGCTGGGCCGGATCATCCAGGTCACCGAGGACCAGGCGCCCGGATCCTGGCGCCGCCAGCTCGACATCATGCTCGCCGGGCTCCGGGCCGGTGACCGGTGACGGATCGGTGGCGTCCCGGCGAAGCCGGCTCGGAACGGGGTGCCTCGGCTCAGATCCGATGACGGGGGGTCATCTCGCCCAGAACTCAATGCCGGACAAGACCGTCTCCGCGGGCTCGTCGCTGCCCGCAGATCGCTCCACTCCCAGGTCCAGCCGGCCGTTCAGCGTCCCCACGAACGGGGTGGGCTCACTCAACATCTCCGTCCCGTCGATCCAGACCCGGAC from Actinoplanes derwentensis includes these protein-coding regions:
- a CDS encoding TetR/AcrR family transcriptional regulator gives rise to the protein MSAESTPARPLRRDAVDNRRRLLHAATQAFAEKGLALDVRDIAKRAGVGIGTIYRHFATKEILIDAVVDEALDRWAKTVRESALASDPWEGFVRFMEQSLDLLAEHRALLDGLTDPRIATPRIQQCQAELRIVLAGLIERMQAAGAIRAGTTVDDVSLLMIGLGRIIQVTEDQAPGSWRRQLDIMLAGLRAGDR